In the genome of Chryseobacterium oryzae, one region contains:
- a CDS encoding M13 family metallopeptidase gives MKRLTFSLFLLAGVCSQSTLTAQTKSTQATAQKDNGLDISLMDQSVRPQDDFYNYVSGSWMKTAKIPADKPTWGSFNKLADDTDNNSMTILNSLLKDKFADGSEGKKIQDLYATYMDMKKRNADGIKPIGENIKKIDAIKNLTDLQNYLASVTKEGDNNFYGWGVYADLKNSNMNAVYLGDASLGLGRDYYQKVDTKNTEALAEYEKYVASMLSELGYKNSAASAKAIVNYEKSIAKHLLTNEQSRDNTLQYNPKTMAELSALVKNVDLPSYLKKVGVKTDRIIIGELDYYKNFDNLVNAKNLSVIKDYLKFHLINGSANYLSEKLGNMKFAFYGKYLRGQQEQRALNKRGYELINSSLGEAFGKLYVEKYFPAEAKAQMVELIDYLKKSFAVHINNLEWMSAVTKEKAMAKLNKFTVKVAYPDKWKDYSKLNIVPESKGGNLYANLQNISEWQYNRELEKVGKPVDKTEWGMTPQTVNAYYNPVFNEIVFPAAILQPPFFNPKADAAVNFGAIGAVIGHEMSHGFDDSGAQFDADGNLVDWWTPEDKANFEKATKALASQYDKYEPVKGTFVNGTFTNGENIADLGGVSIAYDALQMYLKDKGNPGKISGFTQDQRFFLSWATVWRTLSSEKYMVNQVKTDPHSPGYFRSFGPLTNVDAFYKAFDVKPGDRLYKKPEERIKIW, from the coding sequence ATGAAAAGACTCACATTTTCCTTGTTTTTATTAGCAGGAGTTTGTTCACAGAGTACACTTACAGCCCAAACAAAATCTACTCAGGCTACAGCGCAAAAAGATAATGGGTTAGATATTAGTTTAATGGATCAGTCTGTACGTCCACAAGATGATTTTTACAATTACGTAAGTGGTAGTTGGATGAAAACAGCAAAAATCCCGGCGGATAAACCCACTTGGGGAAGCTTCAACAAGCTTGCTGATGATACCGATAATAATTCGATGACGATTCTTAACTCTCTTTTGAAAGATAAATTTGCAGACGGAAGTGAAGGGAAGAAAATTCAGGATCTCTATGCTACATATATGGATATGAAGAAGAGAAATGCAGACGGAATAAAACCAATTGGGGAAAACATCAAGAAAATTGATGCGATAAAAAATCTTACAGATTTACAGAATTATCTTGCATCGGTTACCAAAGAGGGAGACAATAATTTCTACGGATGGGGTGTTTATGCCGATTTGAAAAATTCTAATATGAATGCGGTATATTTAGGAGACGCTTCATTGGGTTTAGGAAGAGATTACTATCAGAAAGTTGATACCAAAAATACAGAAGCACTTGCTGAGTACGAAAAATATGTTGCATCTATGCTTTCTGAACTTGGATATAAAAATTCTGCAGCTTCGGCAAAAGCAATTGTAAATTACGAAAAAAGCATTGCTAAACATTTGCTTACCAACGAGCAAAGCAGAGACAATACTTTACAGTATAATCCTAAAACGATGGCAGAACTTTCTGCTCTTGTGAAGAATGTAGATTTACCATCTTACCTTAAAAAAGTGGGTGTGAAAACAGACCGAATCATCATTGGAGAATTAGATTATTACAAGAATTTTGATAATCTTGTAAATGCAAAAAATCTTTCGGTTATTAAGGATTATCTTAAATTTCACTTAATTAATGGCAGTGCTAATTATCTTAGTGAGAAATTAGGGAATATGAAATTTGCATTCTATGGTAAATATCTTAGAGGGCAACAGGAACAAAGAGCTTTAAACAAAAGAGGTTACGAATTAATCAATAGTTCTTTAGGGGAAGCTTTCGGTAAGCTGTATGTAGAAAAATATTTTCCTGCTGAAGCAAAAGCACAGATGGTTGAGCTAATTGATTATTTAAAGAAAAGCTTTGCAGTTCACATCAATAATTTAGAATGGATGTCTGCGGTTACGAAAGAAAAAGCAATGGCTAAATTGAATAAATTTACCGTAAAAGTTGCTTATCCTGATAAATGGAAAGATTATTCTAAACTGAATATCGTTCCGGAATCTAAAGGTGGAAATCTTTATGCCAACCTACAGAATATTTCTGAGTGGCAATATAACAGAGAATTGGAAAAAGTAGGAAAACCTGTTGATAAAACAGAGTGGGGAATGACTCCGCAAACGGTAAATGCTTACTACAATCCGGTTTTTAACGAAATCGTTTTCCCTGCGGCTATTCTTCAGCCACCATTTTTTAATCCTAAAGCAGATGCAGCGGTGAATTTTGGAGCCATTGGAGCTGTAATTGGACACGAAATGAGCCACGGATTTGATGATTCTGGAGCACAGTTTGATGCAGACGGAAATTTAGTCGATTGGTGGACACCAGAAGATAAAGCTAATTTTGAAAAAGCAACAAAAGCTTTAGCTTCTCAATACGACAAATACGAACCTGTGAAAGGAACTTTCGTTAACGGAACTTTCACCAATGGTGAAAATATTGCCGATTTGGGAGGAGTAAGTATTGCTTATGATGCATTGCAAATGTATCTTAAAGATAAAGGAAACCCAGGTAAAATAAGTGGTTTTACTCAAGATCAGAGATTTTTCCTAAGTTGGGCTACAGTTTGGAGAACATTATCCAGCGAAAAATATATGGTAAATCAGGTAAAAACAGATCCGCATTCGCCTGGTTATTTTAGAAGTTTTGGACCTCTTACTAACGTAGATGCTTTTTACAAAGCTTTCGATGTAAAACCTGGGGATAGACTATATAAAAAACCGGAAGAAAGAATTAAAATCTGGTAA
- a CDS encoding M16 family metallopeptidase produces MIDKIYIERNRTDKNNRKYITVDNDKNNVRIYTLKNGLQIFLSQNYDAPRIQTFIPVKTGSNNDPSDNTGLAHYLEHMMFKGTSRLGTQNWEQEKVLLNEISELYEKHKAEQNSDKKKEIYQEIDRLSQEASKYAIANEYDKAISSLGATGTNAHTWFDETVYKNNIPKNELEKWLKIEKERFSEMVLRLFHTELESVYEEFNRAQDNDSRLVNYELMDALFPTHPNGQQTTLGNPEHLKNPSMKAIHKYFDEYYVPNNFALVLVGDLDFEETVELIEKYFGTIPYRELPQKNKITEKPITEVVVRTVKSPTTPRVQLAWRTDSYGTKEAMLADITANILSNRGEAGLLDLNINQTQKMLWAQAYSLGLKEYGYFSVVAVPKENQTLDEAKDMILDQINLVKKGDFPDWMLPAIINDFKIQRQKALETAEGLATNLYDTYIKGRTWAEELSEMDLYASFTKDDIVEFANSFFKENYVVINKEKGINDKLLRVENPGITPIQINREAQSEFLTDILNEKTVDILPEFVDYRKEISTDVIKNKKISYVKNKYNDIAQVHFIFPMGSDNDRELGISTQIIQYLGTEKFSPEDLKKEFFKIGITNDFKTASDQLTISLNGLESNIEKGIELLLHWLSDVKPEQEIYNQFVETLLENREAVKKDKNRIMTALTTYTKLGKTSRFLDIISENELKNAQIEDFTNRMKQLFRFPYQVFYYGKDWGNFKNYISLYIQPETCKVAEAKIYPEPETSGNVYFTDYDMVQMEMSKVGRGKLVNPENFGKINVFNEYFGRGLSSIVFQEIRESKSLAYSAYVSYAPNSELHHHDYISTYIGTQPDKLQIAVDTMSDLMNELPEVPVQFENAKKSALKQIASTRITRTNLFFNTLRLKKLGITHDFRKDIFRQISDLTFDDLRDFYNQEIKSIQYNTAIIGKKENLDAEAAHQMGTFSELNLEEIFGY; encoded by the coding sequence ATGATTGATAAGATATATATTGAACGTAATAGGACAGATAAAAATAATCGCAAATACATTACGGTAGATAACGACAAAAATAATGTTAGAATTTATACTCTTAAAAATGGTCTGCAGATTTTTCTTTCCCAAAATTACGATGCTCCAAGAATACAGACTTTTATTCCCGTAAAAACAGGGAGTAATAATGATCCTTCAGACAATACAGGATTGGCTCATTATCTCGAACATATGATGTTTAAAGGAACTTCCAGACTTGGAACTCAAAACTGGGAGCAGGAAAAAGTGTTGCTTAATGAAATTTCAGAATTGTATGAAAAGCATAAAGCAGAGCAAAATTCAGATAAAAAGAAAGAAATTTATCAGGAAATAGACCGCCTTTCGCAGGAAGCAAGTAAATATGCTATTGCGAACGAATATGATAAAGCAATTTCGTCTTTGGGAGCTACAGGAACCAATGCTCATACTTGGTTTGATGAAACGGTGTACAAAAATAATATTCCTAAAAATGAACTCGAAAAATGGCTGAAAATTGAAAAAGAAAGATTTTCTGAAATGGTTTTAAGGCTTTTTCATACCGAACTAGAATCGGTATATGAAGAATTTAACAGAGCTCAGGATAATGATTCTCGATTGGTAAATTATGAGCTGATGGATGCTCTTTTTCCAACTCATCCTAACGGACAGCAGACTACTTTGGGAAATCCTGAACATCTGAAAAACCCTTCAATGAAAGCTATTCATAAATACTTTGATGAGTATTATGTTCCAAACAATTTTGCACTGGTATTAGTTGGAGATTTAGATTTTGAAGAAACCGTAGAGCTTATTGAAAAGTATTTTGGAACTATTCCTTACCGAGAATTACCTCAAAAAAATAAAATTACAGAAAAGCCGATTACAGAAGTGGTTGTTAGAACTGTAAAAAGTCCTACGACACCAAGAGTTCAGCTTGCTTGGAGAACCGATAGTTATGGCACTAAAGAAGCCATGCTAGCCGATATTACCGCAAATATTTTAAGCAATAGAGGAGAAGCGGGATTGTTGGATCTCAATATCAATCAGACCCAAAAAATGCTTTGGGCACAGGCATATTCTTTAGGATTAAAAGAATACGGTTATTTCTCTGTTGTAGCTGTTCCAAAAGAAAATCAAACTTTAGACGAAGCTAAAGATATGATTTTGGATCAGATTAATTTGGTGAAAAAGGGTGATTTCCCAGATTGGATGCTTCCTGCCATTATCAACGATTTCAAAATTCAGCGTCAGAAAGCCCTAGAAACGGCAGAAGGTTTGGCTACCAATCTTTATGATACTTATATAAAAGGAAGAACTTGGGCAGAAGAACTTAGTGAAATGGATTTATATGCTTCGTTTACCAAAGATGATATTGTTGAATTTGCCAATAGTTTTTTTAAAGAAAATTATGTGGTTATTAATAAAGAAAAAGGGATTAATGATAAGCTTTTAAGAGTAGAAAATCCGGGAATTACTCCTATACAAATTAACCGTGAAGCTCAATCTGAATTTTTAACGGATATTCTGAACGAAAAAACGGTGGACATTCTGCCTGAATTCGTTGATTATCGAAAGGAAATCAGCACAGATGTCATTAAAAATAAAAAGATAAGCTATGTGAAAAATAAATACAATGATATTGCACAGGTACATTTTATTTTTCCGATGGGGAGCGACAACGACCGGGAATTGGGGATATCTACTCAGATAATTCAATATTTGGGAACAGAAAAATTTTCGCCTGAAGATCTCAAAAAAGAATTTTTTAAAATTGGAATTACCAACGATTTCAAAACTGCTTCAGACCAGCTTACTATTTCGCTAAACGGTTTGGAATCTAATATTGAAAAAGGAATTGAGCTTTTGCTTCATTGGCTGTCGGATGTAAAACCGGAGCAGGAAATCTACAATCAGTTTGTAGAAACACTTTTAGAAAATCGTGAAGCGGTTAAAAAAGATAAAAACCGTATCATGACTGCACTTACCACTTATACAAAACTGGGTAAAACATCCAGATTTTTGGATATTATCTCAGAAAATGAGCTTAAAAATGCTCAAATTGAAGATTTTACCAATCGTATGAAGCAGCTTTTTAGATTTCCATATCAAGTTTTTTACTACGGAAAAGATTGGGGAAACTTTAAAAATTATATTTCCCTCTATATTCAGCCTGAAACCTGCAAAGTTGCGGAAGCAAAGATTTATCCAGAGCCGGAAACTTCCGGAAATGTATATTTTACAGATTATGATATGGTACAGATGGAAATGAGTAAAGTGGGAAGAGGAAAACTGGTGAATCCTGAAAATTTCGGTAAAATAAACGTTTTTAATGAATATTTTGGTCGTGGTTTGTCATCTATTGTGTTTCAGGAAATTCGTGAAAGTAAAAGTTTAGCGTATTCTGCGTATGTTTCCTATGCTCCCAATTCCGAACTTCACCATCACGATTATATTTCTACCTATATAGGAACTCAACCCGATAAGCTGCAAATTGCAGTCGATACCATGTCAGATTTGATGAATGAACTTCCTGAAGTACCCGTTCAGTTTGAAAATGCTAAAAAATCTGCTCTAAAACAGATTGCATCGACAAGAATTACCAGAACGAACCTGTTTTTCAATACTTTAAGACTTAAAAAACTTGGGATAACCCATGATTTCAGAAAAGATATATTTCGACAGATTTCAGATCTTACATTTGATGATTTGAGAGATTTTTACAATCAGGAAATTAAGTCTATACAATACAATACTGCAATAATCGGCAAAAAGGAAAATCTGGATGCTGAAGCAGCCCATCAAATGGGAACATTCTCGGAACTTAATTTGGAAGAAATTTTCGGGTATTAA